In Arvicola amphibius chromosome 1, mArvAmp1.2, whole genome shotgun sequence, one DNA window encodes the following:
- the Izumo4 gene encoding izumo sperm-egg fusion protein 4 isoform X3, which yields MDGHDRPGQFMASLLCLGMTAALALGCLHCDPNFSKKFSFYRHHVNLKSWWVGDIPVSGVLLTEWSQNTMKELHLAIPAEITREKLDQVAGAVYQRMDQLYQGKMYFPGYFPNELRAIFREQVRLIQNAIIESIFQYETISCVNCTDSRVVCFGYYCKSSTQWQSAVQGLLSYINTWHNQDTGTRTTPAFLSPSIRCLEVQHFVNLTLENASECLTQH from the exons ATGGATGGGCACGACCGGCCCGGCCAGTTCATGGCGTCGCTGCTGTGCCTGGGCATGACAGCGGCGCTGGCCCTGGGCTGCCTGCACTGCGACCCCAATTTCTCGAAGAAGTTCTCCTTCTACCGCCACCACGTGAACCTCAAGTCCTGGTGGGTTGGTGACATCCCCGTGTcaggagtgctgctcactgagTGGAGCCAGAACACGATGAAGGAACTACACCTGGCCATTCCCGCCGAGATCA CCCGGGAGAAGCTGGATCAAGTGGCAGGAGCCGTGTACCAGAGGATGGACCAGCTGTACCAGGGGAAGATGTACTTCCCag GGTATTTCCCCAATGAGCTGCGGGCCATCTTTCGGGAGCAAGTGCGCCTCATCCAGAACGCCATCATAGAGA GCATCTTCCAGTATGAGACCATCTCCTGCGTCAACTGCACAGACTCACGTGTTGTCTGCTTTGGTTACTACTGCAA GTCATCAACACAGTGGCAGTCAGCTGTACAGGGTCTTCTGAGTTACAT AAATACCTGGCACAA TCAGGATACAGGCACGAG AACCACCCCAGCCTT CCTTTCACCAAGTATAAGGTGTCTGGAAGTGCAGCACTTCGTGAACCTGACTTTGGAAAATGCCTCTGAGTGTCTGACCCAGCATTGA
- the Izumo4 gene encoding izumo sperm-egg fusion protein 4 isoform X1 — MDGHDRPGQFMASLLCLGMTAALALGCLHCDPNFSKKFSFYRHHVNLKSWWVGDIPVSGVLLTEWSQNTMKELHLAIPAEITREKLDQVAGAVYQRMDQLYQGKMYFPGYFPNELRAIFREQVRLIQNAIIESRIDCQRHCGIFQYETISCVNCTDSRVVCFGYYCKSSTQWQSAVQGLLSYINTWHNQDTGTRTTPAFLSPSIRCLEVQHFVNLTLENASECLTQH; from the exons ATGGATGGGCACGACCGGCCCGGCCAGTTCATGGCGTCGCTGCTGTGCCTGGGCATGACAGCGGCGCTGGCCCTGGGCTGCCTGCACTGCGACCCCAATTTCTCGAAGAAGTTCTCCTTCTACCGCCACCACGTGAACCTCAAGTCCTGGTGGGTTGGTGACATCCCCGTGTcaggagtgctgctcactgagTGGAGCCAGAACACGATGAAGGAACTACACCTGGCCATTCCCGCCGAGATCA CCCGGGAGAAGCTGGATCAAGTGGCAGGAGCCGTGTACCAGAGGATGGACCAGCTGTACCAGGGGAAGATGTACTTCCCag GGTATTTCCCCAATGAGCTGCGGGCCATCTTTCGGGAGCAAGTGCGCCTCATCCAGAACGCCATCATAGAGA GCCGCATCGACTGTCAGCGTCACTGTG GCATCTTCCAGTATGAGACCATCTCCTGCGTCAACTGCACAGACTCACGTGTTGTCTGCTTTGGTTACTACTGCAA GTCATCAACACAGTGGCAGTCAGCTGTACAGGGTCTTCTGAGTTACAT AAATACCTGGCACAA TCAGGATACAGGCACGAG AACCACCCCAGCCTT CCTTTCACCAAGTATAAGGTGTCTGGAAGTGCAGCACTTCGTGAACCTGACTTTGGAAAATGCCTCTGAGTGTCTGACCCAGCATTGA
- the Izumo4 gene encoding izumo sperm-egg fusion protein 4 isoform X5 — protein MDGHDRPGQFMASLLCLGMTAALALGCLHCDPNFSKKFSFYRHHVNLKSWWVGDIPVSGVLLTEWSQNTMKELHLAIPAEITREKLDQVAGAVYQRMDQLYQGKMYFPGYFPNELRAIFREQVRLIQNAIIESRIDCQRHCGIFQYETISCVNCTDSRVVCFGYYCKSSTQWQSAVQGLLSYINTWHNLQRPRRTLPPPP, from the exons ATGGATGGGCACGACCGGCCCGGCCAGTTCATGGCGTCGCTGCTGTGCCTGGGCATGACAGCGGCGCTGGCCCTGGGCTGCCTGCACTGCGACCCCAATTTCTCGAAGAAGTTCTCCTTCTACCGCCACCACGTGAACCTCAAGTCCTGGTGGGTTGGTGACATCCCCGTGTcaggagtgctgctcactgagTGGAGCCAGAACACGATGAAGGAACTACACCTGGCCATTCCCGCCGAGATCA CCCGGGAGAAGCTGGATCAAGTGGCAGGAGCCGTGTACCAGAGGATGGACCAGCTGTACCAGGGGAAGATGTACTTCCCag GGTATTTCCCCAATGAGCTGCGGGCCATCTTTCGGGAGCAAGTGCGCCTCATCCAGAACGCCATCATAGAGA GCCGCATCGACTGTCAGCGTCACTGTG GCATCTTCCAGTATGAGACCATCTCCTGCGTCAACTGCACAGACTCACGTGTTGTCTGCTTTGGTTACTACTGCAA GTCATCAACACAGTGGCAGTCAGCTGTACAGGGTCTTCTGAGTTACAT AAATACCTGGCACAA CTTACAGAGACCCAGGAGGACTTTGCCCCCTCCCCCTTGA
- the Izumo4 gene encoding izumo sperm-egg fusion protein 4 isoform X2: MDGHDRPGQFMASLLCLGMTAALALGCLHCDPNFSKKFSFYRHHVNLKSWWVGDIPVSGVLLTEWSQNTMKELHLAIPAEITREKLDQVAGAVYQRMDQLYQGKMYFPGYFPNELRAIFREQVRLIQNAIIESRIDCQRHCGIFQYETISCVNCTDSRVVCFGYYCKSSTQWQSAVQGLLSYINTWHNQDTGTSLSPSIRCLEVQHFVNLTLENASECLTQH; this comes from the exons ATGGATGGGCACGACCGGCCCGGCCAGTTCATGGCGTCGCTGCTGTGCCTGGGCATGACAGCGGCGCTGGCCCTGGGCTGCCTGCACTGCGACCCCAATTTCTCGAAGAAGTTCTCCTTCTACCGCCACCACGTGAACCTCAAGTCCTGGTGGGTTGGTGACATCCCCGTGTcaggagtgctgctcactgagTGGAGCCAGAACACGATGAAGGAACTACACCTGGCCATTCCCGCCGAGATCA CCCGGGAGAAGCTGGATCAAGTGGCAGGAGCCGTGTACCAGAGGATGGACCAGCTGTACCAGGGGAAGATGTACTTCCCag GGTATTTCCCCAATGAGCTGCGGGCCATCTTTCGGGAGCAAGTGCGCCTCATCCAGAACGCCATCATAGAGA GCCGCATCGACTGTCAGCGTCACTGTG GCATCTTCCAGTATGAGACCATCTCCTGCGTCAACTGCACAGACTCACGTGTTGTCTGCTTTGGTTACTACTGCAA GTCATCAACACAGTGGCAGTCAGCTGTACAGGGTCTTCTGAGTTACAT AAATACCTGGCACAA TCAGGATACAGGCACGAG CCTTTCACCAAGTATAAGGTGTCTGGAAGTGCAGCACTTCGTGAACCTGACTTTGGAAAATGCCTCTGAGTGTCTGACCCAGCATTGA
- the Izumo4 gene encoding izumo sperm-egg fusion protein 4 isoform X4, translating into MDGHDRPGQFMASLLCLGMTAALALGCLHCDPNFSKKFSFYRHHVNLKSWWVGDIPVSGVLLTEWSQNTMKELHLAIPAEITREKLDQVAGAVYQRMDQLYQGKMYFPGRIDCQRHCGIFQYETISCVNCTDSRVVCFGYYCKSSTQWQSAVQGLLSYINTWHNQDTGTRTTPAFLSPSIRCLEVQHFVNLTLENASECLTQH; encoded by the exons ATGGATGGGCACGACCGGCCCGGCCAGTTCATGGCGTCGCTGCTGTGCCTGGGCATGACAGCGGCGCTGGCCCTGGGCTGCCTGCACTGCGACCCCAATTTCTCGAAGAAGTTCTCCTTCTACCGCCACCACGTGAACCTCAAGTCCTGGTGGGTTGGTGACATCCCCGTGTcaggagtgctgctcactgagTGGAGCCAGAACACGATGAAGGAACTACACCTGGCCATTCCCGCCGAGATCA CCCGGGAGAAGCTGGATCAAGTGGCAGGAGCCGTGTACCAGAGGATGGACCAGCTGTACCAGGGGAAGATGTACTTCCCag GCCGCATCGACTGTCAGCGTCACTGTG GCATCTTCCAGTATGAGACCATCTCCTGCGTCAACTGCACAGACTCACGTGTTGTCTGCTTTGGTTACTACTGCAA GTCATCAACACAGTGGCAGTCAGCTGTACAGGGTCTTCTGAGTTACAT AAATACCTGGCACAA TCAGGATACAGGCACGAG AACCACCCCAGCCTT CCTTTCACCAAGTATAAGGTGTCTGGAAGTGCAGCACTTCGTGAACCTGACTTTGGAAAATGCCTCTGAGTGTCTGACCCAGCATTGA
- the Mob3a gene encoding MOB kinase activator 3A, whose amino-acid sequence MSNPFLKQVLNKDKTFRPKRKFEPGTQRFELHKRAQASLNAGLDLRLAVQLPPGEDLNDWVAVHVVDFFNRVNLIYGTISDGCTEQSCPVMSGGPKYEYRWQDEQRFRKPTALSAPRYMDLLMDWIEVQINNEDIFPTNVGTPFPKNFLQAVRKILSRLFRVFVHVYIHHFDRIAQMGSEAHVNTCYKHFYYFVTEFNLIDPKELEPLKEMTSRMCH is encoded by the exons ATGTCCAACCCATTTCTGAAGCAAGTGTTGAACAAGGACAAAACATTCCGGCCCAAGCGCAAGTTCGAGCCTGGAACACAGCGCTTTGAGCTCCACAAGCGTGCACAGGCGTCGCTGAACGCAGGACTGGACCTGCGGCTGGCGGTGCAGCTGCCACCAGGTGAGGACCTCAATGACTGGGTGGCTGTACATGTGGTGGACTTCTTCAACCGCGTCAACCTCATCTACGGCACCATCAGTGACGGCTGCACCGAGCAGTCGTGCCCGGTTATGTCCGGGGGCCCCAAGTATGAGTACCGCTGGCAGGACGAGCAGCGCTTCCGGAAGCCCACGGCGCTCTCCGCACCCCGCTACATGGACCTGCTTATGGACTGGATTGAGGTGCAGATCAACAATGAGGACATCTTCCCCACCAATGTCG GCACACCGTTCCCTAAGAACTTCCTGCAGGCGGTGCGCAAGATCCTGTCGCGGCTGTTCCGCGTGTTCGTGCACGTGTACATCCACCACTTTGACCGCATAGCGCAGATGGGCTCCGAGGCGCATGTCAACACCTGCTACAAACACTTCTACTACTTTGTCACTGAGTTCAACCTCATCGACCCCAAGGAGCTGGAGCCCCTG AAGGAGATGACCTCACGGATGTGCCACTGA